In Daphnia magna isolate NIES linkage group LG6, ASM2063170v1.1, whole genome shotgun sequence, the following are encoded in one genomic region:
- the LOC116925023 gene encoding E3 ubiquitin-protein ligase Hakai, whose translation MDSDSSPTKKGSKSRGRGRGASTTPSNRGRPRGRGRGKRAVKLILSDDDESEGEEQISLNKSVDTENEKPVACSPELIIKHPEFDLEADISQLQAPTFTTINRGPPEPMLHLTWNLPVNLIGEKVLNPMIHCCDKCLKPILIYGRLIPCKHVFCLGCGKQEEHLPCPRCRERVARVEQTSLGQVFMCTHGGSRYGNDGCRRTYLSQRDLQAHINHRHLRIPMEKEPQKISTVPLSSSRGAQHMPILNSRSNLVSVHIQDPTTGLSSNNSGNAGNYYSSIAPPTSAGYSYSYGSQPGHYSTTTPSYYANYQQPAPPPPPPPPPSQQQHQYDVGNQSYASNQWSSSTNQSFYR comes from the exons ATGGATTCTGATAGTTCACCAACTAAAAAAGGAAGTAAAAGCCGTGGAAGAGGACGTGGGGCATCGACTACGCCGTCGAATCGAGGCCGGCCGCGGGGCAGAGGCCGGGGCAAACGAGCAGTTAAA TTGATACTcagtgatgatgatgagtcAGAAGGTGAAGAGCAAATATCTCTAAACAAAAGTGTTGATACCGAAAATGAGAAACCTGTGGCTTGCAGTCCCGAACTCATTATCAAACACCCTGAAT TTGATTTGGAGGCTGACATCTCCCAGCTGCAGGCACCTACTTTCACAACTATTAATAGAGGACCTCCGGAACCCATGCTCCACCTGACCTGGAACTTGCCAGTGAATTTGATTGGTGAAAAGGTTCTCAATCCAATGATTCACTGTTGTGACAAGTGCTTAAAACCTATTCTCATCTATGGTCGCCTT ATTCCCTGCAAACATGTGTTTTGCCTAGGTTGTGGAAAGCAAGAAGAACATCTACCGTGTCCGAGATGTCGAGAAAGAGTGGCTCGAGTGGAACAGACTAGCCTTGGTCAAGTGTTTATGTGCACTCACGGTGGATCTCGTTATGGCAACGATGGCTGCCGCCGAACTTACCTGTCACAGCGGGATTTACAAGCTCATATAAACCATCGACACCTTCGCATACCAATGGAGAAAGAGCCGCAAAAAATCAGCACTGTCCCTCTGTCTAGCTCTCGTGGTGCACAGCATATGCCGATTTTGAATAGTCGTTCTAACCTGGTGTCTGTGCATATTCAAGATCCTACGACGGGTTTGTCCAGTAACAATAGTGGTAATGCGGGAAATTATTACAGCAGTATAGCTCCGCCAACCAGTGCAGGTTACAGTTATTCCTACGGTTCGCAACCGGGCCATTACAGCACGACAACGCCAAGTTACTACGCAAACTATCAGCAACCCGCACCTCCACCTCCTCCGCCACCACCTCCGTCTCAACAGCAACATCAGTATGATGTTGGCAACCAATCCTACGCAAGCAATCAGTGGAGTTCATCCACCAATCAATCGTTCTATCGGTGA
- the LOC116925029 gene encoding LOW QUALITY PROTEIN: transmembrane protein 115-like (The sequence of the model RefSeq protein was modified relative to this genomic sequence to represent the inferred CDS: deleted 1 base in 1 codon; substituted 1 base at 1 genomic stop codon): MSIEISHGTSLDHPDTPKRMYMDDPEIEWRTVKPNYDIVNRKYLAERSKFHSADSLEKLVENLVKTWEMESTHKIKEKDWGTVDAERYIFRTNGGAPKDLANNIVNGNYNMMMDNSPLFDASKETNASSHLLFKTAFPDGFAWELLELYSGPPKVSFTWRHWAHWTGPYRNNPPTGELMEMIGSCAVEVDEHLKIVDLQVFFDPHPILGRLMKRRDADDFNSSGDKPQLXMAALKTLHRNVPYLKQQLSALLGNTSSSVKIVCLVVLIGYFISYHEPAVRFLTVTPGYVFPPGFRIWTIFTHCFIEFHFWEVCVDVVTLGLCGKLIEPLWGKMEMLTFFTLINTSVAFFGIFFYLAIYMATFNTDVLFEVHLHGLSGYIAAVSVAVKQMMPDHVVIKTPLGKMTNRNVPLCVSLLSIILYVVGLLEGAYPTMYTTGVVIGWLYLRFYQRHSNGTRGDMADNFTFASFFPTVMQPPIEICSKFVYNLLVGLRICRKPIRKYDVGGPTAITISLPGTDTHDAERRRQIALKALSERLSQQADSASTWPSLEEDSRPKTGVQAEQVSQATNPVEALTVAVEIDPSVPKPTA, from the exons ATGTCAATTGAAATTTCACATGGCACAAGCTTGGATCATCCCGATACTCCTAAACGGATGTACATGGACGATCCAGAAATCGAATGGCGAACGGTGAAACCCAATTACGACATAGTCAACCGTAAATACTTGGCAGAAAGAAGCAAATTTCATTCTGCCGATTCTCTAGAAAAATTGGTAGAAAATCTAGTAAAGACTTGGGAGATGGAGAGCACTcacaaaatcaaagaaaag GATTGGGGCACCGTTGATGCCGAACGTTACATATTCCGGACAAATGGCGGAGCGCCCAAAGACCTAGCAAACAACATCGTTAACGGCAACTACAACATGATGATGGATAACTCACCATTGTTTGATGCGTCAAAAGAAACCAATGCATCGTCGCATTTACTTTTTAAAACCGCCTTCCCTGATGGATTTGCTTGGGAATTGCTTGAACTCTATTCGG GTCCCCCTAAGGTGTCTTTCACCTGGCGACATTGGGCTCATTGGACTGGCCCTTATCGCAACAATCCTCCCACTGGAGAGCTTATGGAGATGATCGGATCTTGTGCGGTGGAAGTCGACGAACACCTTAAAATTGTTGACCTCCAAGTCTTCTTTGATCCCCATCCTATACTAGGGCGACTGATGAAACGAAGAGATGCCGACGATTTCAATTCATCGGGGGATAAACCACAACTCT GAATGGCTGCTTTGAAAACGCTACATCGTAACGTTCCCTATTTGAAGCAGCAGCTCTCCGCCCTACTGGGAAACACGAGCTCGTCTGTCAAAATCGTCTGCCTAGTTGTTCTCATAGGTTATTTCATATCTTATCATGAACCCGCCGTTCGTTTTCTGACTGTCACACCAGGATATGTCTTTCCACCTGGATTCAGAATCTGGACAATCTTTACACATTGCTTCATAGAGTTTCATTTTTGGGAGGTATGTGTTGACGTTGTCACTTTGGGGCTCTGTGGCAAGCTTATCGAGCCTCTGTGGGGCAAGATGGAGATGCTGACCTTCTTCACCTTGATCAACACCTCGGTGGCCTTCTTTGGGATCTTCTTTTACCTTGCTATTTACATGGCAACATTTAATACAGATGTCCTTTTTGAAGTTCATCTTCATGGTCTTTCTGGATACATAGCTGCAGTTTCTGTTGCTGTGAAACAGATG ATGCCTGATCATGTTGTCATCAAAACTCCATTGGGAAAAATGACCAATCGTAATGTTCCACTCTGTGTTTCCCTCTTGTCCATAATCCTTTACGTAGTTGGCTTGCTAGAAGGAGCATATCCCACTATGTATACTACTGGAGTGGTCATAGGGTGGTTGTATCTTAGATTTTATCAGAGACATAGTAATGGCACAAGAGGTGATATGGCAGATAACTTCACCTTTGCAAG ttttttccccACAGTCATGCAACCCCCAATTGAAATTTGCTCCAAATTTGTCTACAATCTGCTGGTCGGGTTAAGAATTTGCCGGAAGCCCATAAGGAAATATGACGTTGGCGGCCCTACAGCAATAACGATTAGTCTCCCAGGAACGGATACACACGATGCTGAACGTCGGAG GCAAATCGCTCTCAAGGCTTTAAGCGAAAGA TTAAGCCAACAGGCAGATTCAGCATCAACTTGGCCCAGCTTGGAGGAAGATTCACGACCAAAAACTGGAGTGCAGGCAGAACAAGTTTCTCAAGCAACGAATCCAGTCGAAGCTCTCACAGTTGCTGTTGAAATAGATCCATCCGTTCCTAAGCCAACAGCTTAG
- the LOC116925021 gene encoding forkhead box protein Q1, giving the protein MDMYSNSGIPSLTSTSFTYSAMHDPLALPDFCDFDGKNDLMDCSLGFSFPELSSFGGLDLDKLDQLVRMEADLERIERLERLEVEVGSLDSDGESAISFPPTLIGPSLGLSGWAPSDMNIDSSLSHGCSVTAAMDSDSTDVVVNPLSVLPVSSSASSLSSGWSSLLHRPIVSTAPSTVNVPSPMPASPAPQGSPISLPTRIAKSIANNHSSSVMNDSGSIGANNGSGFPKPAYSYSCLIALALKNSRTGCLPVSEIYRFMCEHFPYFRTAPAGWKNSVRHNLSLNKCFEKVEKLGSTNPNGTVGSTSTNSSSTRKGCLWTLSPAKATKMDEEVLKWSRKDPSAIKRAMAYPDALEMLERGEMKMESAGGASTESEDEGEGPEEEVECPSPLARVTPPEPSPPLDDNKSSTNSNKEQLNIGVSIVSRLAPPITGRRPSVPQSGAAKSQPQKVYYSLPKFQTSGNELIIIGDSRMDTL; this is encoded by the exons ATGGACATGTACTCCAACAGTGGAATTCCAAGCCTGACTTCAACATCTTTTACTTACTCAGCCATGCATGATCCATTGGCTCTGCCAGACTTCTGTGATTTTGATGGGAAAAATGACTTGATGGATTGCAGCTTGGGATTTAGCTTCCCAGAGCTCAGCTCCTTTGGTGGTCTAGATCTGGATAAGCTTGACCAGCTTGTCAGGATGGAAGCTGATTTAGAGAGGATTGAAAGGTTGGAAAGGCTTGAAGTCGAAGTAGGCTCTCTTGATTCTGATGGTGAATCAGCAATTTCCTTCCCACCAACTCTCATTGGACCTTCCTTGGGGCTCAGTGGATGGGCACCTTCAGATATGAAT ATTGATTCAAGTCTAAGTCATGGATGCAGTGTAACAGCAGCCATGGACTCTGATTCAACAGATGTTGTAGTCAACCCTTTATCAGTCTTGCCTGTTAGTAGTTCTGCAAGCAGTCTCAGTAGTGGTTGGTCATCCTTGCTCCACCGACCGATCGTTTCCACAGCACCCTCGACTGTCAATGTTCCTTCCCCGATGCCGGCTAGTCCGGCTCCACAGGGTTCACCTATCAGCTTACCAACCCGAATCGCCAAGTCCATAGCGAACAACCATAGCTCGTCTGTGATGAACGATTCCGGAAGTATTGGCGCCAACAACGGTAGCGGTTTCCCTAAACCTGCATACTCGTACTCCTGTCTTATCGCTCTAGCGCTCAAAAACAGCCGAACTGGTTGCTTGCCAGTATCTGAAATCTATCGTTTTATGTG tgaGCACTTTCCATATTTCCGAACGGCTCCAGCTGGTTGGAAGAATTCAGTCCGCCACAACTTAAGCTTGAACAAATGCTTTGAAAAGGTGGAAAAACTTGGCTCTACTAATCCTAATGGCACTGTGGGATCAACTTCAACCAACAGTTCTTCCACCCGCAAGG GATGTTTGTGGACGTTAAGTCCTGCAAAGGCTACAAAGATGGATGAAGAAGTGCTCAAATGGTCTCGAAAAGACCCGTCCGCTATCAAACGTGCCATGGCCTACCCAG ATGCCCTTGAAATGCTGGAAAGGGGTGAGATGAAGATGGAATCAGCTGGTGGTGCTAGCACAGAGTCGGAAGACGAAGGTGAAGGTCCCGAAGAAGAAGTTGAATGCCCATCTCCGCTTGCTCGAGTTACACCTCCCGAGCCCAGTCCACCTTTGGATGACAATAAGTCGAGTACCAACAGCAATAAGGAGCAGCTCAATATTGGTGTCAGCATTGTATCTCGTTTGGCCCCACCCATTACTGGCCGAAGGCCGTCCGTCCCACAATCTGGTGCTGCTAAATCCCAGCCACAGAAAGTGTATTACAGCCTGCCCAAGTTTCAAACATCGGGTAATGAGCTCATTATCATTGGAGACTCACGAATGGATACTCTGTGA
- the LOC116925026 gene encoding nuclear transcription factor Y subunit beta encodes MMDGNDANQDLGATFLSSDSQLFVQSDGDGENSMGGDNADDSGDGDGSDHSNPMLREQDRFLPIANVARIMKKTIPRTGKIAKDARECVQECVSEFISFITSEASERCHQEKRKTINGEDILFAMSTLGFDNYAEPLKNYLQKYRESIKGERTAGADGFEEGTEESYGDATSSNHTVNVLTADGQLTNQQANVIYTTYPGTQITQFQLG; translated from the exons atgatggATGGGAATGACGCTAATCAAGACTTGGGCGCGACGTTCCTCTCTTCGGACTCCCAATTATTTGTACAATCTGATGGCGATG GAGAAAACAGTATGGGAGGAGACAATGCAGATGATTCTGGTGATGGAGATGGAAGTGATCATTCCAATCCCATGCTGAGGGAGCAGGATAGGTTTTTACCAATTGCCAATGTTGCTCGGATAATGAAGAAAACAATCCCACGAACAGGAAAG ATTGCCAAAGATGCCAGAGAATGTGTTCAAGAATGTGTTTCTGAATTCATCAGTTTCATCACCAGTGAAGCTAGTGAGCGTTGccatcaagaaaaaagaaagaccaTCAATGGAGAGGATATCCTTTTTGCTATGTCTACCTTGGGCTTTGATAACTATGCAGAACCACTTAAGAATTACCTTCAAAAGTATCGTGAATCAATTAAAGGGGAAAGGACAGCTGGAGCTGATGGATTTGAAGAAGGGACTGAAGAATCTTATG GCGACGCAACTTCTTCAAACCACACAGTTAACGTTTTGACTGCGGACGGTCAGTTAACTAATCAACAGGCCAATGTAATCTACACAACTTATCCAGGCACTCAAATTACACAGTTCCAATTAggatga
- the LOC116925028 gene encoding 28S ribosomal protein S21, mitochondrial: MMGQHAKFIARTVLVQNNNVEEACRIINRIMGSEGWFDQYRRTRRYEKPYMARRRINFEKCKAIYNEDMNRKIQFVLRANRVDPFPGC; this comes from the exons ATGATGGGCCAGCACGCCAAGTTCATTGCTAGGACTGTATTGGTCCAAAACAACAATGTCGAAGAAGCCTGCCGTATTATTAACAG GATTATGGGCTCAGAAGGATGGTTTGATCAGTATCGTAGAACTCGGCGCTATGAGAAACCTTATATG GCCAGAAGAAGgatcaattttgaaaaatgtaaagCCATTTACAATGAAGATATGAATAGAAAAATCCAGTTTGTGTTGAGGGCAAATAGAGTTGACCCATTTCCTGGCTGTTAG
- the LOC116925019 gene encoding ubiquitin thioesterase otulin isoform X1 — MQLALISGSDEDGISMEWDNRDLQSSVPDEENKSTEEVLVFTDPVVPAPCQSLVLRKSGNLLDVQNISPQWCSQESGYLEWEGTPGSDVSTSFTTGSILSPLQEKRENDSMSCTTTSSYSSCLTSPDDSSHEDSIGVVKRRQWAKASQQNRDSAISDLGLDLEAAWREEAVGITVLLHHYAQDTWQAPTPRAQTIKQAYIELERMTECRRMRKMRGDNYGILRATLCQMVMKRIMWPRATEAIDCISRELAQGGDWIRQWTFGHRLPYGPNNVLQGMHLCLETLDRLMEEMEKETDPLEALVSRLNADLVLDTQLMEALKLHMLNAALNLKLTDSLGDALPLFALGLFARPDSKNVKELTVNYLNPIGDSATLQRAEYYLLGFSLHARIDVYRPTTTNLDGQDNVDLCTSYPDFESSNNVISIIEEDERHYSVPVP, encoded by the exons ATGCAACTTGCGCTTATTTCTGGAAG TGACGAAGACGGAATCTCAATGGAATGGGATAACCGTGATCTACAGTCGTCCGTCCCCGACGAAGAAAATAAATCCACCGAAGAGGTATTGGTATTTACGGATCCGGTAGTTCCAGCTCCTTGCCAGTCGCTTGTCTTGCGCAAAAGTGGCAATCTGTTGGACGTTCAAAATATTAGTCCACAATGGTGCTCGCAAGAATCCGGCTATTTGGAGTGGGAAGGAACACCTGGCAGCGATGTATCAACTTCCTTTACAACTGGCTCAATCCTCTCACCTCTTCAAGAGAAGAG GGAGAATGATTCCATGAGCTGCACCACAACTTCGTCGTATAGTAGCTGCCTAACCAGCCCTGATGATTCATCCCACGAAGATAGCATCGGAGTGGTCAAGCGTCGACAATGGGCAAAAGCCAGTCAGCAAAATCGGGATTCAGCTATCTCCGATCTTGGACTTGATCTGGAAGCAGCCTGGAGAGAAGAGGCGGTTGGAATTACTGTTCTATTGCATCATTATGCCCAGGATACTTGGCAAGCGCCAACGCCGCGTGCTCAGACTATTAAACAG GCGTATATCGAATTGGAACGGATGACTGAATGCCGGAGAATGAGAAAAATGCGTGGTGACAATTATGGCATCCTTCGAGCGACGCTCTGTCAGATGGTGATGAAGAGAATTATGTGGCCTCGAGCTACCGAAGCCATCGATTGCATTTCTCGTGAATTAGCGCAAGGAGGTGACTGGATACGCCAATGGACGTTTGGCCATAGACTGCCCTATGGACCCAACAATGTCTTACAGGGCATGCATTTATGTCTAGAAACGCTGGACCGTTTG atggaagaaatggaaaaggAGACTGATCCTTTAGAAGCTTTAGTGTCACGTCTTAATGCGGATCTTGTTTTAGACACACAACTCATGGAAGCTCTCAAGTTACACATGTTGAATGCTGCCTTGAATCTGAAGTTAACCGATTCGCTTGGTGATGCACTTCCGCTGTTTGCCTTGGGTCTCTTTGCACGACCTGATTCCAAAAATGTTAAAGAACTGACTGTTAATTATCTGAATCCCATTGGGGACTCAGCTACGTTACAACGG GCCGAGTATTATCTATTGGGATTTTCACTTCATGCCCGCATTGACGTGTACCGCCCTACGACCACAAATCTTGATGGACAGGACAATGTGGATTTATGTACATCTTACCCAGATTTTGAATCTTCCAACAATGTAATATCCATAATTGAGGAGGATGAAAGACACTATTCAGTCCCAGTGCCTTAA